A part of Bacillus thuringiensis genomic DNA contains:
- a CDS encoding GNAT family N-acetyltransferase — translation MIQYKRCSEVSIDLVYEAFKDGFSDYIIKMEVSKEKFIQRFLGPEGNSLEHSFLALDGNKSVGVILGGIKDYENIKTMRCGTLAIHPNYRGIGVSQKLFELHKEEALQNKCKQLFLEVIVGNDRAIHFYTKLGYEKVYDLSYYNLKDLTKIITKDCKGIEVKQLDFPSFKVEIQKWLHFHINWQNDMDYIEKTNNTFYGAYVDNDLKGSICMNEQGKISFLFIDKDYRNRNIGSKLLQVAREKLNVSSLTIGFPNNNLLEGFLKKTGFEKNSLAQYEMYVLL, via the coding sequence ATGATTCAATACAAAAGGTGCAGTGAAGTAAGTATAGATTTAGTGTATGAAGCTTTTAAAGATGGATTTTCAGATTACATTATTAAAATGGAAGTTTCAAAAGAAAAATTTATACAAAGATTTTTAGGACCAGAAGGTAACTCACTAGAGCACTCTTTTCTTGCTCTAGACGGTAACAAATCTGTTGGTGTAATACTTGGTGGGATAAAGGATTATGAAAACATAAAAACAATGCGCTGCGGAACATTAGCGATTCATCCTAATTACCGTGGAATTGGTGTGAGTCAAAAGTTATTTGAACTACATAAAGAAGAGGCGCTTCAAAATAAGTGTAAGCAACTTTTCCTTGAAGTCATTGTAGGCAATGACCGAGCGATTCATTTTTATACGAAATTAGGCTATGAAAAAGTGTACGATCTATCTTATTATAATTTAAAAGATTTGACTAAAATAATAACTAAAGACTGTAAGGGAATTGAAGTAAAACAATTAGATTTCCCATCTTTTAAAGTTGAAATTCAGAAATGGTTACATTTCCATATAAATTGGCAAAATGATATGGATTATATCGAAAAAACAAATAATACATTTTACGGCGCATATGTCGATAATGATTTAAAAGGTTCTATATGTATGAATGAACAAGGTAAAATTAGTTTTCTTTTCATAGACAAAGACTATAGAAATCGTAATATTGGATCAAAATTATTACAAGTAGCAAGAGAAAAGTTAAATGTATCAAGTTTAACAATTGGGTTTCCAAACAACAATTTACTAGAAGGATTTTTAAAGAAAACTGGATTTGAAAAGAATTCATTAGCACAATATGAAATGTATGTATTGTTATAA